The Rhodopseudomonas palustris genome window below encodes:
- the fliN gene encoding flagellar motor switch protein FliN — MGDNDGQVPLPDLNGADAPPLADVGYHEEEQTSRVAADLEAVFDVPVQVSAVLGRSKMDVGELLKLGPGAVLELDRRVGEAIDIYVNNRLVARGEVVLVEDKLGVTMTEIIKAERS, encoded by the coding sequence ATGGGCGACAATGACGGCCAAGTGCCGCTTCCCGATCTGAACGGCGCCGATGCGCCGCCGCTGGCGGATGTCGGCTACCACGAGGAAGAACAGACCTCGCGCGTCGCCGCCGATCTCGAAGCGGTGTTCGACGTGCCGGTGCAGGTCTCGGCCGTGCTCGGCCGCTCCAAGATGGACGTCGGCGAATTGCTCAAGCTCGGGCCCGGCGCGGTGCTGGAGCTCGACCGCCGGGTCGGCGAAGCGATCGACATTTACGTGAACAATCGCCTGGTGGCGCGCGGCGAAGTGGTGCTGGTCGAGGACAAGCTCGGCGTCACCATGACCGAAATCATCAAGGCGGAACGCAGCTAA
- a CDS encoding sigma-54 dependent transcriptional regulator has translation MRLLIVGTLKGQLTTATKIAIDNGAAVTHADDNEQAMRVLRGGKGADLLLVDVAIDIRDLVMRLEAEHIHVPIVACGIANDARAAVAAIHAGAKEYIPLPPDPELIAAVLAAVANDSRELVYRDEAMAKVVKLAQQIAGSDASVMITGESGTGKEVLARYVHTRSHRAKKPFISINCAAIPEHLLESELFGHEKGAFTGAVARRIGKFEEATGGTLLLDEISEMDVRLQSKLLRAIQERVIDRVGGSRPVPVDIRILATSNRNLADAVRAGTFREDLLFRLNVVNLKIPPLRERPADILELAQHFARKYADANGVPVRPISAEARRVLTTNRWQGNVRELENTIHRSVLMAQGDEIGADAILTPEGDRLDQSKTPPAVAHATFAAEQVTRALVGRTVADVERDLILETLKHCLGNRTHAANILGISIRTLRNKLNEYADGGLPIPAVGGGETRAFASMG, from the coding sequence ATGCGGCTTCTCATCGTCGGCACCCTGAAGGGCCAGCTCACTACCGCGACCAAGATCGCGATCGACAACGGCGCCGCGGTCACCCACGCCGACGACAACGAACAGGCGATGCGGGTGCTGCGCGGCGGCAAGGGCGCCGACCTGCTGCTGGTCGATGTGGCGATCGACATCCGCGACCTGGTGATGCGGCTCGAGGCCGAACACATCCACGTGCCGATCGTCGCCTGCGGCATCGCCAACGACGCCCGCGCCGCGGTCGCCGCGATCCACGCCGGCGCCAAGGAGTACATCCCACTGCCGCCGGATCCGGAGCTGATCGCGGCGGTGCTGGCGGCGGTCGCCAACGATTCCCGCGAACTGGTGTATCGCGACGAGGCGATGGCCAAAGTGGTGAAGCTGGCGCAGCAGATCGCCGGCTCCGACGCCTCGGTGATGATCACCGGCGAGAGCGGCACCGGCAAGGAAGTGCTGGCGCGCTACGTCCACACCCGTTCGCATCGGGCGAAGAAACCGTTCATCAGCATCAATTGCGCGGCGATCCCCGAGCATCTGCTGGAATCCGAATTGTTCGGCCACGAGAAGGGCGCCTTCACCGGCGCGGTGGCGCGCCGCATCGGCAAGTTCGAGGAGGCCACCGGCGGCACGCTGCTGCTCGACGAAATCTCCGAGATGGACGTGCGGCTGCAATCGAAGCTGCTGCGCGCGATCCAGGAGCGGGTGATCGACCGCGTCGGCGGCAGCCGCCCTGTGCCGGTCGACATCCGGATCCTCGCCACCTCGAACCGCAATCTGGCGGACGCGGTGCGCGCCGGCACTTTCCGCGAGGATCTACTGTTCCGGCTCAACGTCGTGAACCTGAAGATTCCTCCCTTACGCGAACGCCCCGCCGACATCCTCGAACTGGCGCAGCATTTCGCCCGCAAATATGCCGACGCCAACGGCGTGCCGGTGCGGCCGATCTCGGCCGAGGCGCGGCGCGTGCTGACGACCAACCGCTGGCAGGGCAACGTCCGCGAGTTGGAGAACACGATTCATCGTTCGGTGCTGATGGCGCAGGGCGACGAGATCGGCGCCGATGCGATTCTGACGCCGGAGGGCGACCGGCTCGATCAGTCGAAGACGCCGCCGGCGGTGGCGCACGCCACCTTCGCGGCCGAACAGGTGACCCGCGCGCTGGTCGGCCGCACCGTCGCCGACGTCGAGCGCGACCTGATCTTGGAAACGCTGAAGCACTGCCTCGGCAACCGCACCCACGCCGCGAATATTCTGGGCATCTCGATCCGCACGCTGCGCAACAAGCTCAACGAATACGCCGACGGCGGCCTGCCGATTCCGGCGGTCGGCGGCGGCGAGACCAGGGCGTTCGCATCGATGGGGTAA